The Spirochaetaceae bacterium DNA segment TACCCATGCGTGTTTCGGCCGGTTTCTTAGTGTACGGAATATCAGGGAAAATTCGAATCCATACCTTACCACCGCGTTTTATATGCCTAGTCATAGCAATACGAGCGGCTTCAATTTGCCTAGCCGTTACAAAGTTTAAGCCAAGACTAACTAACCCATAATCACCAAAAGCAATGGTATTACCGCGCGTTGCCTCGCCACGCATATGCCCACGCATAACCTTTCTGTGTTTTATTCTTTTAGGACTAAGCATTGGCTTTCTCCTTTACATCGCGTCTTCTTAATAACGCACCGGCATCTTCTTCCTTAGCATCATTACCAAGTATTTCACCTTTAAATACCCACACCTTTACACCAATGACCCCAAAAGTGGTATTAGCTTCGGCCGTACCATAATCAATATCTGCCCGCAAAGTGTGTAACGGAACACGGCCTTCTTTAAGTTCAAAGTCGCGCGCCATTTCAGCACCGCCTAAGCGGCCGGCTATCTTAATTTTTACCCCTAGAGTACCGGCTTTCATCGCATTATTAATAGCTTGTTTTAGTACTTTACGAAAGGGATTACGCCCCTTTAATTGTCGTGCCACATTTAAAGCGATAATTTGCGCTTCAACTTCCGGCTTGCGCAGCTCTTTAACTTTAATTTTTAAAGTATCACTCGTATGCTTTTGCAAAGCTGCATTAATTTTCTCGATTGTAGCGCCTTTTGTACCAATAAGCACACCCGGTCTAGCTGTATGAATAACTACCGTTACTTTTTTAGGTTGACGTACAATTTCGATGTCGGCAATATCGGCAGCTTTACAATCGGGATAATCCATTAATAATTTACGCAACTTTAAATCTTCGTGCAAAGTGTCCGCATAATTTTTATTATTAACAAACCATAAGCTTTTCCAGCTTTTATTAATACCCAAGCGTAGGCCGTAAGGATTAACTTTTTGCCCCATTATTTAGCCCCCTTCTTTTCATCTACCACTATAACTATATGTGCCGAACGTTTAATCAAGCGATCTGCCCTGCCGTGACTGCGCGGCCACATACGTTTGGTTTGTGGGCCTTCATTTATCTTAAGCTCTGTTACAGATAAAACACTCTCATCAAGCTGTGCATTCCTATCCATAGCATTGGCTATAGCACTCTTTAAAGCCTTTTTCAGGAAAAAGGCCCCTTTTTGCGGCATAGCTTCAAGAATAGCGAGTGCTTTTTCGCAAGGTTTATTACGAATTAAATCAGCCACCGGCCTAATTTTAGAAGCCGCCATTGGTAAATACTTGGCTTCGGCGCGATAACCGCTTTGCCTACTGGTATCATTTTTATACATTCTAACTACCTCTTAGCCTTCTTATCCGATCCGGCATGGCCGCGAAAGAGCCTAGTAGGAGCAAATTCTCCTAATTTATGGCCAACTAAATTTTCGGTTATGTAAACAGGAACAAAGGCTTTGCCGTTATGCACACCAATAGTTAAACCAACCATTTCGGGAATAATAGTTGAGCAGCGCGAGTAGGTTTTAATCTCTCTTCTTGCCTTTGTGTCCTTACTTTTTTCACTAACTTTACGATATAAACTTTTAGCGATAAATGGACCTTTTTTAATCGACCTTGACATATTGCTACTTCCTTCTCTTTATAATAAAGCGGTCGCTTTTATTATTTTTCTTACGAGTTTTATAACCACGTGTAGGTTGGCCCCATGGCGTTACCGGGTGCCTACCACCGCTAGTACGGCCTTCACCACCACCAAGCGGATGGTCTACTGGGTTCATGGCTACACCACGCACAGCTGGACGATTGCCAAGCCAACGATTACGACCGGCTTTACCAAGTTTTACATTCATATAATCTTC contains these protein-coding regions:
- the rpsS gene encoding 30S ribosomal protein S19, yielding MSRSIKKGPFIAKSLYRKVSEKSKDTKARREIKTYSRCSTIIPEMVGLTIGVHNGKAFVPVYITENLVGHKLGEFAPTRLFRGHAGSDKKAKR
- the rplV gene encoding 50S ribosomal protein L22; its protein translation is MYKNDTSRQSGYRAEAKYLPMAASKIRPVADLIRNKPCEKALAILEAMPQKGAFFLKKALKSAIANAMDRNAQLDESVLSVTELKINEGPQTKRMWPRSHGRADRLIKRSAHIVIVVDEKKGAK
- the rpsC gene encoding 30S ribosomal protein S3, with protein sequence MGQKVNPYGLRLGINKSWKSLWFVNNKNYADTLHEDLKLRKLLMDYPDCKAADIADIEIVRQPKKVTVVIHTARPGVLIGTKGATIEKINAALQKHTSDTLKIKVKELRKPEVEAQIIALNVARQLKGRNPFRKVLKQAINNAMKAGTLGVKIKIAGRLGGAEMARDFELKEGRVPLHTLRADIDYGTAEANTTFGVIGVKVWVFKGEILGNDAKEEDAGALLRRRDVKEKANA
- the rplP gene encoding 50S ribosomal protein L16, translated to MLSPKRIKHRKVMRGHMRGEATRGNTIAFGDYGLVSLGLNFVTARQIEAARIAMTRHIKRGGKVWIRIFPDIPYTKKPAETRMGKGKGSPEKWVAMVKPGTIMFEMDGVDAKMAKRAMELAGSKLPVQTKFVQRRIVEVLE